One region of Lebetimonas natsushimae genomic DNA includes:
- the feoB gene encoding ferrous iron transport protein B, with protein sequence MITIAFVGNPNTGKTALINAIAGTDLEVGNWPGVTVEKKEVTFNYGNETLHLIDLPGTYTLSPYTMEEKITRDVICSSDIDGIINVVDTTDIRRNLYLTLELIDLQKPIVISLNMFDEFTKRGYSLDIAKLQNILGIVCVPTIATIKLGVKEVINKSVEAVKNNHIPKIMPYQEHIEKEIDFLIKKMENIDCRLKRFLAIKLLENDEFAIKRIEEKAPFILEDVKNARERLKKHFGMSVKEFIIRDRYQRIDKILNKVMQKPLIDKVLLSDKIDGIVLHKWLGLPVFFTIMFLMFKITFDGSSPFVEWMGGFFENFVSPHLRAAMTNLPEWLSSFIVDGMVSGVGLVLSFLPLLFFLYFFMAVLEESGYMARVSFLLDKLASKLGIKGNAFISLIIGFGCNVPAVYSTRTMSSFRERIITTLMIPFMSCSARLPVYALFAGLFFFSYQSVIIFSFYIIGIAVAFITAFLANKIIPKTYTKPFFLELPTYHIPTLRGIWILMWPKLKDFIVKAGTVIVAASVILWVVINLPPNSTPKSSYLAEMSKKITPVFKPLGFGGHWEPVAALIPGTLAKEVIIGSLGTIYGVESDKKPVAKNGILKDFIIQMKSLYNAFAESVRNLFTVKIKTLEIEKQPSELQQKIKSQFTSLGAFSYLVFVLLYIPCVSTMAAIKNEFGWKLMIFETVFLPIVAYFVSFVIYNFLRFI encoded by the coding sequence TTGATAACCATTGCTTTTGTGGGAAATCCGAATACAGGAAAAACAGCCTTAATCAATGCAATAGCCGGAACTGATTTGGAGGTTGGAAACTGGCCGGGTGTTACGGTTGAAAAAAAAGAAGTGACATTTAATTATGGAAATGAAACACTTCATCTTATTGACCTGCCCGGCACTTACACCTTGTCTCCTTATACCATGGAAGAAAAAATTACAAGGGATGTAATATGCTCTTCTGACATAGACGGAATAATAAATGTTGTGGATACCACTGATATCAGACGTAATTTGTATCTCACACTGGAACTTATAGATTTGCAAAAACCTATTGTAATTTCCCTTAATATGTTTGACGAATTTACAAAAAGGGGATACAGCCTTGATATAGCAAAACTTCAAAATATTCTTGGAATTGTTTGTGTACCTACCATTGCAACAATAAAACTTGGGGTAAAAGAAGTAATTAACAAAAGTGTTGAAGCTGTAAAAAACAATCATATTCCAAAAATAATGCCTTACCAGGAACATATAGAAAAAGAGATTGATTTTTTAATAAAAAAGATGGAAAATATTGATTGCAGATTAAAAAGATTTTTGGCTATCAAACTTTTGGAAAATGATGAATTTGCCATTAAAAGAATTGAAGAAAAAGCCCCCTTTATACTTGAAGATGTAAAAAATGCAAGAGAAAGACTAAAGAAGCATTTTGGAATGAGTGTAAAAGAATTTATTATTCGGGACAGATATCAAAGGATTGATAAAATATTAAATAAAGTTATGCAAAAACCGTTAATAGACAAAGTTCTTTTAAGTGATAAAATTGACGGTATTGTTTTGCATAAATGGCTTGGTCTGCCTGTGTTTTTTACAATAATGTTTTTAATGTTTAAAATAACATTTGACGGCAGTTCTCCATTTGTTGAGTGGATGGGGGGATTTTTTGAAAATTTTGTATCTCCTCATTTAAGGGCGGCAATGACAAATCTGCCAGAGTGGCTTAGTTCTTTTATAGTTGACGGAATGGTAAGCGGTGTGGGATTGGTTCTTTCATTTTTGCCACTTTTATTTTTTTTGTATTTTTTTATGGCTGTTTTGGAAGAGAGCGGATATATGGCAAGGGTCAGTTTTTTGCTTGATAAACTGGCTTCAAAACTTGGAATAAAAGGAAATGCTTTTATATCCTTGATTATCGGGTTTGGCTGTAATGTGCCGGCTGTTTATTCCACAAGGACTATGAGTTCATTTAGGGAGAGAATTATTACAACATTGATGATTCCGTTTATGAGCTGCAGTGCAAGGCTTCCTGTTTATGCCCTTTTTGCGGGGCTGTTTTTTTTTTCTTATCAATCAGTAATTATATTTTCTTTTTATATTATTGGAATTGCAGTCGCTTTTATAACCGCTTTTTTGGCAAATAAAATAATTCCAAAAACATATACGAAACCTTTTTTTCTTGAACTTCCAACTTATCATATACCCACACTCAGGGGTATTTGGATTTTAATGTGGCCAAAACTCAAAGATTTTATAGTAAAAGCCGGAACCGTAATAGTGGCGGCATCCGTGATTCTTTGGGTTGTTATAAATCTTCCGCCAAATTCAACCCCTAAGAGTTCATATCTTGCTGAAATGTCAAAAAAAATTACGCCTGTTTTTAAGCCTTTGGGATTTGGAGGACACTGGGAGCCGGTAGCCGCTTTAATTCCAGGAACATTGGCAAAAGAGGTAATTATAGGGTCTCTAGGTACAATTTACGGTGTTGAGTCGGATAAAAAACCTGTTGCAAAAAACGGAATTTTAAAAGATTTTATAATTCAAATGAAAAGTTTATACAATGCTTTTGCCGAGTCTGTCAGAAATCTTTTTACTGTAAAAATTAAAACACTGGAAATTGAAAAGCAGCCTTCAGAGCTTCAACAAAAAATAAAAAGCCAGTTTACATCTTTGGGGGCTTTCAGTTATCTTGTTTTTGTGCTTTTATATATCCCCTGTGTTTCAACCATGGCGGCGATAAAAAACGAGTTTGGATGGAAGCTGATGATATTTGAAACAGTTTTTTTACCGATAGTGGCATATTTTGTTTCATTTGTAATTTATAATTTTTTAAGGTTTATATAA
- a CDS encoding anaerobic ribonucleoside-triphosphate reductase activating protein, with the protein MNGIYSIQKFSSLDFPGRLCAILWFSGCNMRCPYCYNKDVVFGKKQIEEDEVIDFLKTRTGLLDGVTFTGGCPTLYPNLINFSKKIKDMGFEIKLDTNGINFEILKEMKDKNLVDYIALDFKAPPEKFEQITKNRHYEKFESTLEMLINSNIEFEVRTTVHTDLLDENDINKIITILKNKGYKGTYYLQNFFETDKETIGNIGPQKRKLDLSLLDNSIPLEFRNF; encoded by the coding sequence GTGAACGGTATTTATTCTATTCAAAAATTTTCCTCTCTTGATTTTCCAGGAAGACTATGTGCGATTCTTTGGTTTAGCGGCTGCAATATGAGATGCCCTTACTGCTACAATAAAGATGTTGTGTTTGGAAAAAAACAGATTGAAGAAGATGAGGTAATAGATTTTTTAAAAACAAGAACGGGGCTGCTTGACGGTGTGACATTTACAGGAGGATGTCCTACTCTTTATCCCAATCTTATAAATTTTTCTAAAAAAATCAAAGATATGGGATTTGAAATAAAACTGGATACAAACGGTATAAACTTTGAAATTTTAAAAGAAATGAAGGATAAAAATCTTGTTGATTATATAGCCCTTGATTTTAAAGCCCCACCTGAGAAATTTGAGCAAATTACCAAAAACAGACATTATGAAAAATTTGAGAGTACTCTTGAAATGTTGATTAACTCTAATATTGAATTTGAGGTAAGGACTACTGTCCATACGGATTTACTGGATGAAAATGATATAAATAAGATTATCACTATTTTAAAAAATAAAGGTTATAAAGGAACTTATTATCTTCAAAATTTCTTTGAAACCGATAAAGAAACAATTGGAAATATTGGCCCTCAGAAAAGAAAACTTGATTTATCCCTTCTTGATAATTCAATACCTCTTGAATTTAGAAATTTTTAG
- a CDS encoding ribonuclease J, translating into MEITKNNEINQILNNQNQTDKQNSKNSLTEKTNTNNSNNQDKKIRNSKPQKKLDPKNFVWFKDLNKAFNENEKIHQARLTTYNKINENTKGWVRFTPLGGLDEIGGNCAVLETENSAIIIDCGMSFPSEDMHGVDILIPDFSYLKEIRHKIKGLIITHGHEDHIGAVPYLFKEMQVPIYGTSLPLAMIENKFKEHKILQYKSYFRSVKKRHPIQIGDFKVEWIHMTHSIIDSSSLAIQTPIGTIIHTGDFKIDHTPIDGYAPDLHRLAYYGEKGVLALFSDSTNSYKPGVTPSESVVGKTFDDLFLKSKGRVIMSTFSSNIHRVYQAIERGIKHGRKVCIIGRSMEQNLNVAMDLGYIKLPRDIFIDPYEIGKYQDHEILIITTGSQGESMSALYRMAIDEHRHVKIKEGDQIVISAKAIPGNEPTVSQLINFLMKKGAKVAYQQFSEIHVSGHASQEEQKLMLRLVKPKYFFPVHGEYNHLMKHRETALSTGMDENNIFVMEDGEQWEITPKRVRKVKSVKTGKIYIDNQINEQIEDDIVLDRQKLASDGIIMIVAQVDKQNKKLINRPRVTTYGIIADKEDKAFAKEMEEILINYINHAKDYVYEKNRIFENELRNVIRKHVFRKTKKYPTIVPVVYFM; encoded by the coding sequence ATGGAAATAACAAAAAATAATGAAATAAATCAAATTTTAAATAATCAAAATCAAACTGACAAACAAAACAGTAAAAACAGTTTGACAGAAAAAACAAATACAAATAATTCAAATAATCAAGATAAAAAAATAAGAAATTCAAAACCTCAAAAAAAATTAGACCCTAAAAATTTTGTTTGGTTTAAAGATTTAAACAAAGCATTTAATGAAAATGAAAAAATTCACCAAGCAAGACTTACTACATATAATAAAATTAATGAAAATACAAAAGGATGGGTTAGATTTACACCTCTTGGGGGGCTTGATGAAATAGGCGGAAACTGTGCAGTGCTTGAGACTGAAAACAGTGCAATAATTATTGACTGTGGAATGAGTTTTCCAAGTGAAGATATGCATGGAGTTGATATTTTGATTCCGGATTTCAGTTACTTAAAGGAAATCCGTCATAAAATCAAAGGTTTGATTATAACCCACGGTCATGAGGATCATATAGGGGCGGTGCCATATTTGTTTAAAGAAATGCAAGTTCCGATTTATGGTACAAGTTTGCCTCTTGCAATGATAGAAAATAAATTTAAAGAACACAAAATACTTCAGTATAAAAGTTATTTCAGAAGTGTTAAAAAACGACATCCTATTCAAATAGGAGATTTTAAGGTTGAGTGGATTCATATGACCCATTCTATTATTGATTCATCATCTCTTGCAATTCAAACGCCAATAGGGACAATAATTCATACAGGCGATTTTAAAATAGATCATACTCCGATAGACGGATATGCGCCAGATTTACACAGACTTGCATATTATGGGGAAAAAGGTGTTTTAGCGCTTTTCAGTGATTCTACAAACTCATATAAACCCGGAGTTACTCCAAGTGAGAGTGTAGTTGGAAAAACATTTGATGATTTGTTTTTAAAAAGTAAGGGCAGGGTTATTATGTCAACCTTTTCATCAAATATCCACAGGGTTTATCAGGCAATTGAAAGAGGTATTAAACACGGTAGAAAAGTATGTATAATCGGTAGAAGTATGGAACAAAATCTGAATGTGGCGATGGATTTAGGATATATTAAATTGCCAAGAGATATTTTTATAGACCCGTATGAAATCGGTAAATATCAGGATCATGAAATTTTAATTATTACAACCGGTTCCCAGGGTGAAAGTATGAGTGCACTTTACAGAATGGCCATTGATGAACATAGACATGTAAAAATAAAAGAGGGTGATCAGATTGTAATTTCAGCTAAAGCTATTCCTGGAAATGAACCGACAGTTTCCCAACTTATAAACTTTTTAATGAAAAAAGGTGCAAAAGTGGCTTATCAGCAGTTCAGCGAAATACATGTGAGCGGACATGCAAGCCAGGAAGAACAGAAACTGATGCTAAGACTTGTAAAACCTAAATATTTTTTCCCGGTTCACGGAGAATATAACCATTTAATGAAACACAGGGAAACCGCATTATCAACCGGTATGGATGAAAATAATATTTTTGTAATGGAAGACGGGGAACAATGGGAAATTACTCCAAAAAGAGTCAGGAAAGTGAAATCAGTAAAAACAGGTAAAATTTATATAGATAATCAAATTAATGAACAGATTGAAGATGATATAGTACTTGATAGGCAAAAACTTGCAAGTGACGGAATTATTATGATTGTGGCCCAAGTTGATAAACAAAATAAAAAATTAATAAACCGTCCAAGGGTTACAACATATGGAATCATCGCAGATAAAGAAGACAAAGCATTTGCAAAAGAAATGGAGGAGATTTTAATTAATTATATAAACCATGCAAAAGATTATGTTTATGAAAAAAACAGAATTTTTGAAAATGAACTTAGAAATGTCATAAGAAAACATGTATTTAGAAAAACAAAAAAATACCCTACAATTGTTCCGGTGGTTTATTTTATGTAA
- a CDS encoding FeoA family protein yields MSQKKLSQMLPQEKGIIKKIGNIEKLKERLLELGALKNTPIEVIRTAPFGDPIELKIGNTYVAIRKNEADKIDVELFKEKN; encoded by the coding sequence ATGAGTCAGAAAAAACTCTCCCAAATGCTGCCACAAGAAAAAGGTATCATTAAAAAAATAGGGAATATAGAAAAACTTAAAGAGAGACTTTTGGAACTGGGCGCTTTAAAAAACACTCCCATAGAAGTTATACGTACAGCCCCTTTCGGTGATCCTATAGAGTTAAAAATAGGCAATACCTATGTAGCAATCAGGAAAAATGAAGCAGATAAAATAGATGTTGAACTTTTTAAGGAAAAAAATTGA
- the pyrC gene encoding dihydroorotase, protein MIINTPIDMHLHLREGDILKDVLPYTENQFAAAVVMPNLVPPVDNKERLLSYKEEILKTAKNFIPLMNVFMRDYNEDELLELKELIFAIKLYPAGITTNSEGGVKGIESVYPVLEMMQEFEIPLSVHGETHGFVMEREREFIPVYEKLARDFPKLKIIMEHVGTAEMLDLLDKYDNLYATVTLHHLLLTLDDVAGGMLNPHYFCKPIIKTPKDRDAIQRFVKSGHKKVMFGSDSAPHPLKNKLKGAAGVFSAPVILPALAEFFEGDIETFQKFISDNARNNFNINVPEKKVEIVKEEWRAPYIVGEIKPMFAGKIFKFKVIS, encoded by the coding sequence ATGATAATAAATACTCCGATAGATATGCATTTACATTTAAGAGAGGGAGATATCTTAAAAGATGTATTGCCTTATACAGAAAATCAGTTTGCAGCGGCTGTGGTGATGCCGAATTTAGTTCCTCCTGTAGACAATAAGGAAAGGCTGCTTTCTTATAAAGAAGAAATTTTAAAAACTGCTAAAAATTTCATTCCTCTTATGAATGTTTTTATGAGGGATTATAATGAAGATGAATTATTGGAATTAAAAGAGCTGATTTTTGCAATTAAACTTTATCCTGCAGGAATTACTACAAACAGCGAGGGTGGGGTTAAGGGTATAGAATCTGTTTATCCAGTGCTTGAAATGATGCAGGAATTCGAAATTCCTCTTAGTGTTCATGGGGAGACTCACGGATTTGTAATGGAGAGGGAAAGGGAATTTATTCCTGTTTATGAAAAACTGGCCCGTGATTTTCCAAAACTTAAAATTATAATGGAACATGTCGGGACTGCTGAAATGCTTGATTTGCTTGATAAATATGATAATCTGTATGCCACAGTTACCCTTCATCATCTGCTTTTAACATTAGATGATGTGGCAGGAGGTATGCTAAATCCCCACTATTTTTGTAAACCTATTATTAAAACTCCAAAAGACAGGGATGCAATACAACGATTCGTAAAATCGGGCCATAAAAAAGTTATGTTTGGAAGCGATTCTGCCCCTCATCCATTGAAAAATAAACTAAAAGGTGCTGCAGGAGTGTTTTCTGCACCTGTAATACTGCCTGCACTTGCTGAATTTTTTGAAGGTGATATTGAAACATTTCAAAAATTTATAAGCGATAACGCAAGAAATAATTTTAATATCAATGTACCTGAAAAAAAAGTGGAAATTGTAAAAGAAGAATGGAGAGCTCCTTATATAGTGGGTGAAATCAAACCTATGTTTGCAGGAAAAATTTTTAAATTTAAAGTTATAAGTTAA
- a CDS encoding MBL fold metallo-hydrolase, giving the protein MRFSIVFDNYRANEKLESFWGFGCMINDDFLFDTGSNGRALVRNMAKMNFDLEKLKYLFISHPHWDHIGGIDSVVDVNRNLTLFLPDSLSALYIRDLKKLSEKVKVINEYPTRLFDNFYSTGVMHPVGEQSLVIDEGEFSIVVTGCAHPGIVNIVKRAIEMLNKPVLYALGGFHLMRSSEEEIAEVIKELKNLGVEYVTPTHCSGDLAIEMFKEAYGENYIPGGVGRIIEF; this is encoded by the coding sequence ATGAGATTCAGTATAGTTTTTGACAACTACAGGGCAAATGAAAAACTGGAGAGTTTTTGGGGATTTGGATGTATGATAAATGATGATTTTTTGTTTGATACAGGAAGTAACGGAAGAGCGCTTGTTAGGAATATGGCAAAGATGAATTTTGATTTGGAAAAATTAAAATATCTTTTTATTTCCCATCCACACTGGGACCATATTGGTGGGATTGATTCTGTTGTTGATGTAAACAGAAATTTAACTCTTTTTTTACCTGATTCTCTTTCGGCTTTATATATAAGGGATTTAAAGAAACTCAGCGAAAAAGTAAAAGTAATAAACGAATATCCTACAAGGCTTTTTGATAATTTTTATTCAACCGGAGTTATGCATCCGGTAGGTGAACAAAGCCTTGTAATTGATGAGGGTGAATTTTCTATTGTAGTTACGGGATGTGCACATCCGGGAATTGTAAATATTGTAAAAAGAGCGATTGAAATGCTAAATAAACCCGTTCTTTATGCACTTGGCGGATTTCATTTAATGAGAAGCTCTGAAGAAGAAATAGCAGAGGTTATAAAAGAGCTTAAAAATTTAGGGGTAGAATATGTAACGCCTACTCACTGCAGCGGGGATTTAGCAATTGAAATGTTTAAAGAGGCTTATGGTGAAAATTATATTCCGGGGGGAGTCGGAAGGATTATTGAGTTTTAA
- a CDS encoding sulfite exporter TauE/SafE family protein, translating to MIQYYILLGIITGIFAGALGVGGGLVIVPGLFLIFKHFHLFNSEYMHYVAGTSLMIVSFTVIGNIISYEKQKRIDWNLFKKLVFYIVPFNITGALIASFLPSKILEKFFGLVILILCINMIINTFKKYKLKVNYEKKEIPFVMKMVIGIVMGLKSGMFGIGGGAFITPILLNYGVDIKKATATTSALILPLGIIGTLMYILLGLKSNYPYTIGYVYLPAVLLVAPFSVASTFIGAWMSHKMSKLWLRVLFILFLFFISLHSLLG from the coding sequence ATGATTCAGTATTACATACTTTTGGGAATTATAACGGGTATTTTTGCAGGGGCTTTAGGTGTAGGAGGAGGGCTTGTTATAGTTCCGGGGCTTTTTTTGATTTTTAAGCATTTTCATCTGTTTAATTCTGAATATATGCATTATGTGGCCGGGACATCTTTGATGATAGTCTCTTTTACCGTTATAGGAAATATTATTTCTTATGAGAAGCAAAAAAGAATAGACTGGAATCTTTTTAAAAAACTTGTTTTTTATATTGTTCCGTTTAATATAACAGGTGCCTTGATAGCAAGTTTTCTTCCTTCAAAGATTCTTGAAAAGTTTTTTGGACTTGTTATTTTGATTTTATGTATTAATATGATAATAAATACATTTAAAAAATATAAATTAAAAGTAAATTATGAAAAAAAAGAAATTCCTTTTGTTATGAAAATGGTTATAGGAATTGTAATGGGGCTTAAATCCGGAATGTTTGGAATAGGAGGAGGCGCTTTTATAACTCCTATTTTACTAAATTACGGAGTTGATATTAAAAAAGCCACAGCCACCACTTCGGCGCTTATTCTGCCTCTTGGAATTATCGGAACTTTGATGTATATTTTATTAGGGCTTAAAAGTAATTATCCGTATACCATTGGTTATGTATATCTGCCGGCGGTTTTACTTGTGGCGCCTTTTTCTGTGGCTTCCACTTTTATAGGGGCATGGATGTCACATAAAATGTCAAAACTCTGGCTTAGGGTTTTATTTATTCTGTTTTTGTTTTTTATAAGTTTACATTCACTTTTGGGTTAA
- a CDS encoding class I SAM-dependent methyltransferase, translated as MLFDNLVNDYEAWFEKHPEIYEEEIKTIKTLLPEGKGIEIGVGTGRFAAPLGIKFGIEPSKEMGEVAKKRGIEVVNMTAEEMDFKGEFDFALIVTTICFVKDPLKTLQNTYKVLKKGGFILVAFVDLNSPLGRFYEKHKQKSKFYKEATFFTKDDIIDLLSKAGFDDFECVENLYGKNLDNLSFGINKCNGGAFKVIRGRK; from the coding sequence ATGCTTTTTGATAATTTGGTTAATGATTATGAAGCCTGGTTTGAAAAACATCCTGAAATTTATGAAGAGGAGATAAAAACTATTAAAACTCTGCTTCCTGAAGGAAAAGGTATTGAAATAGGGGTCGGTACCGGCAGATTTGCAGCACCTCTTGGTATAAAATTCGGCATTGAGCCAAGCAAAGAGATGGGTGAGGTTGCCAAAAAAAGGGGTATTGAAGTTGTAAATATGACCGCAGAAGAGATGGATTTTAAGGGGGAATTTGATTTTGCTCTGATTGTCACTACTATTTGCTTTGTAAAAGACCCTCTAAAAACGCTTCAAAATACATATAAAGTATTAAAAAAAGGAGGGTTTATACTGGTTGCTTTTGTGGATTTGAATTCTCCTCTTGGAAGATTTTATGAAAAACATAAACAAAAATCCAAGTTTTATAAAGAGGCTACCTTTTTTACGAAAGATGATATAATAGATTTATTAAGTAAAGCAGGATTTGATGATTTTGAATGTGTTGAAAATTTATATGGCAAGAATTTGGATAATTTGAGTTTTGGAATAAATAAATGCAACGGCGGGGCGTTTAAAGTAATAAGGGGTAGAAAATGA
- a CDS encoding DUF493 domain-containing protein: MKKKIEYPRMWGYTIIGEDKEKMKNAVKECIDNQECEVKDSKSHGKYHSQKFEAYVTSEEERNEFFKRLQQHKDIKFVL, encoded by the coding sequence ATGAAGAAAAAAATAGAATATCCAAGAATGTGGGGATATACTATTATAGGGGAAGATAAAGAAAAAATGAAAAATGCCGTAAAAGAGTGTATTGACAATCAGGAATGTGAGGTAAAAGATTCAAAATCTCACGGAAAATATCATTCCCAAAAATTTGAGGCTTATGTAACAAGTGAAGAAGAAAGAAATGAATTTTTTAAAAGATTACAGCAGCATAAAGATATAAAATTTGTTTTATAA
- a CDS encoding diguanylate cyclase, whose translation MPIFIIILLISSVYAATNITLDLKWKNAFQFAGFYMAKEKGFYKKFGLNVNFNEFHGNNIVNDVLTNKADFGIGNSSLIYYKLKEKPVIALMPIFENTPLALVSTDPSIKSIKDLKGKTIHSSNMGVYNIAIVAMLKKEGIDIKDIKCTNKPYSINDLIHKKGIYIIFSTDQLYYLQKNNVQYKLFSPLSEGIDTYGDILFTSEKFLKNNPKTVKNFVKATQKGWEYAKNHIDETITVILKKYNTQHFTYDKLKDEAYKTIPFLSKDFLFKRDKINAIKLLYQLIFNIKNNFHFLDFVYSPYIMSKKEKEFIENNIIHCISASNWPPFNYMKHDKLTGISIDFWNLISNRTYLKKTCEIAPNFTTALKKIENKEADILPNTTNTEKREKYAIFTKPYATYPIVIATKNNVSPILDMENLYGKKVAIGKNYTAYELIKKHYPKIKIVQVNNTEEGLKLLEKGDVFAVIDIFPVLGYFITKDKFLDINIKGVTPFSFPLKFMIRDDYKTLQQILNRAIDDLTPQEKIEILNKYFTVVINNGIPYKQVKTKIIIGITVIATLLLMLILLIILYLKIKKIKKELEMVATHDKLLTNILNRLAIDKRLNEEIEKAKRYNTPLSIIYFDIDHFKQINDTYGHAKGDFVLKEISDLIQQNIRKTDIFGRWGGEEFLIILPFTKGSDAKKLAEKLRQAIENHDFNGLKVTASFGVTEYNEEDDYISLMQRADVALYLAKEKGRNRIIYIK comes from the coding sequence ATGCCAATTTTTATAATTATTTTATTAATATCTTCTGTTTACGCTGCTACAAATATAACTCTAGATTTAAAATGGAAAAATGCCTTTCAATTTGCCGGTTTTTATATGGCTAAAGAAAAAGGCTTTTATAAAAAATTCGGTTTGAATGTAAATTTTAATGAATTCCACGGTAACAATATCGTCAATGATGTTTTAACAAACAAAGCCGATTTTGGTATAGGAAATTCCTCACTGATATATTACAAATTAAAGGAAAAACCTGTTATTGCTCTCATGCCTATTTTTGAAAACACCCCATTAGCTCTTGTTTCTACGGATCCGTCCATAAAATCTATTAAAGACTTAAAAGGAAAAACAATACATTCCTCAAATATGGGGGTTTATAATATTGCAATCGTTGCAATGCTAAAAAAAGAAGGTATAGATATAAAAGATATAAAATGTACCAACAAGCCCTATTCCATAAATGATTTAATACACAAAAAAGGAATTTATATTATTTTTTCTACAGACCAATTGTATTATTTACAAAAAAACAATGTTCAGTATAAACTTTTTTCCCCATTAAGTGAAGGAATCGATACTTACGGAGACATACTTTTTACTTCTGAAAAATTTTTAAAAAACAATCCAAAAACTGTCAAAAATTTTGTAAAAGCCACTCAAAAAGGCTGGGAATATGCAAAAAATCATATTGATGAAACAATCACAGTTATTTTAAAAAAATACAATACACAACATTTTACTTATGATAAATTAAAAGACGAAGCTTATAAAACAATTCCCTTTCTTTCAAAAGATTTTTTATTTAAAAGAGATAAAATCAATGCAATCAAACTATTATATCAATTAATTTTTAATATTAAAAACAATTTTCACTTTTTAGATTTTGTATATTCTCCTTATATTATGTCAAAAAAAGAAAAAGAATTTATAGAAAATAATATTATTCACTGTATATCTGCTTCCAACTGGCCTCCATTTAATTATATGAAACATGATAAATTAACCGGAATTTCTATAGATTTTTGGAATTTAATCAGCAACAGAACATATCTTAAAAAAACATGTGAAATTGCACCTAATTTTACAACTGCTTTAAAAAAAATAGAAAATAAAGAAGCAGATATCCTGCCCAACACCACCAATACAGAAAAAAGGGAAAAATACGCAATTTTTACAAAACCCTATGCAACTTATCCTATCGTAATAGCAACTAAAAATAATGTAAGCCCTATTTTAGATATGGAAAATTTATATGGAAAAAAAGTAGCAATAGGAAAAAATTACACTGCTTACGAATTAATAAAAAAACATTATCCTAAAATCAAAATTGTTCAGGTAAACAATACGGAAGAAGGATTAAAACTGTTAGAAAAAGGGGATGTTTTTGCAGTAATAGATATTTTTCCTGTTTTAGGATATTTTATTACCAAAGATAAATTTTTAGATATAAACATAAAAGGTGTCACTCCTTTTTCCTTCCCTCTAAAATTTATGATAAGAGATGATTACAAAACACTCCAGCAAATACTCAACAGAGCAATTGATGATTTAACTCCGCAGGAAAAAATAGAAATATTAAACAAATACTTTACAGTTGTAATTAATAACGGTATACCTTATAAACAGGTTAAAACAAAAATTATAATAGGAATCACTGTTATAGCAACTTTATTGTTAATGTTAATTTTACTGATTATTTTATATTTAAAAATAAAAAAAATAAAAAAAGAATTGGAAATGGTTGCAACTCATGATAAATTGTTAACCAATATTTTAAACAGATTAGCAATAGACAAAAGATTGAATGAAGAAATTGAAAAAGCAAAGAGATACAATACCCCGCTTTCGATTATATATTTTGATATTGACCATTTTAAACAAATTAATGACACTTACGGACATGCAAAAGGTGATTTTGTATTAAAGGAAATATCTGATTTAATACAACAAAATATCAGAAAAACAGACATTTTCGGAAGATGGGGAGGAGAAGAGTTTCTTATTATTTTACCTTTTACAAAAGGAAGTGATGCCAAAAAATTGGCTGAAAAATTAAGACAGGCCATTGAAAATCATGATTTCAATGGTTTGAAAGTAACTGCTTCTTTTGGCGTAACCGAATATAATGAAGAAGATGATTATATTTCTTTAATGCAAAGAGCGGATGTCGCTTTGTATTTAGCAAAGGAAAAAGGAAGAAACAGAATAATTTACATAAAATAA